CTCCTACTGCTCCTCCGGAGGATCCGGTGGGATGACGGGATGGTTCAGGTCAATGATCTTGGGTCGGCGTCCCGGCGGCCAAATCCGCCGGCCAGGCGGCACGGGGTCGACTCCGCCGCTGGACCAGGGGTGGCACCGGGCCAGCCTCCGGGCGGCAAGCCACGATCCCCTCGTGGCGCCGTGCACGTGGACCGCCTCGAGGGCGT
This genomic window from Citricoccus sp. SGAir0253 contains:
- the yidD gene encoding membrane protein insertion efficiency factor YidD, yielding MIAQSPFTTLPGARTWGVLRALPSTLLAWVLMAYRAVVSPAYGQVCRYFPSCSAYALEAVHVHGATRGSWLAARRLARCHPWSSGGVDPVPPGRRIWPPGRRPKIIDLNHPVIPPDPPEEQ